One Thermicanus aegyptius DSM 12793 DNA segment encodes these proteins:
- the istB gene encoding IS21-like element helper ATPase IstB yields MTTLLYERLQDAFQAFGWTRIPEVVDHHAEEAAKHNISYLEFLDKLLQEELLAKRERFIRMKTRMARLPFHKTLDQFDFSFQPSIDERRIRELATLRFLAHRENLIFLGPPGVGKTHLAVAIALEAIKQRYTVYFTTAHDLVETLQQAHQNNTIRQKIKMFTKPNLLIIDEIGYRRMEDTAAHFFFQIVSERYETGSIILTSNKTYGAWGEIFGDSVLATAILDRLLHHSTTINIKGESYRIKEKKKAGFFRPEGAEDKQE; encoded by the coding sequence ATGACGACGCTATTGTATGAGCGCCTGCAAGACGCCTTTCAAGCGTTCGGATGGACGCGGATTCCCGAGGTAGTGGATCATCATGCCGAGGAAGCCGCCAAGCACAATATATCGTATTTGGAGTTTCTGGACAAGCTGCTGCAGGAAGAGCTTCTGGCCAAACGGGAACGGTTTATCCGCATGAAGACGCGGATGGCCCGCTTGCCGTTTCACAAAACGTTGGATCAATTCGATTTCAGCTTTCAACCGTCCATCGACGAACGGCGGATCCGGGAGTTGGCCACGCTTCGGTTTCTTGCGCACCGGGAGAACCTGATCTTTCTGGGACCTCCCGGCGTCGGTAAGACCCATCTGGCCGTGGCGATCGCGCTCGAAGCCATCAAGCAGCGGTACACGGTCTATTTTACGACTGCTCACGATCTGGTGGAGACACTCCAGCAAGCTCATCAGAACAACACGATCCGGCAGAAGATCAAAATGTTCACCAAGCCGAATTTGCTCATCATTGACGAAATTGGGTATCGAAGGATGGAGGACACGGCCGCCCACTTCTTCTTCCAGATCGTATCCGAACGATACGAGACCGGATCGATCATCTTAACGTCCAACAAAACGTATGGCGCATGGGGCGAGATCTTTGGCGATTCGGTCTTGGCGACGGCGATTCTGGATCGACTGTTGCACCATTCGACCACGATCAATATCAAGGGCGAAAGCTATCGCATCAAGGAAAAAAAGAAAGCCGGGTTCTTCCGTCCGGAAGGAGCCGAGGACAAACAAGAGTAG
- a CDS encoding ISNCY family transposase translates to MTKNELKRVMVIEKWIDGHLTEQDVARNLGISVRQAYRLKAKYRHGGAQAIAHGNRGRKPAHTLTDSLKQRVMLLYQERYFGSNATHFAELLAEHENIHLSVSSVRRILLEGGLRPARLRRRPKAHRPRPRKPQAGMLWQIDASPYAWLEDRGPMLTLHGIIDDATGEVVAATFRPTETLEGYVTVMIEGLRRKGVPLALYSDQHSIFHPPKGKPTLEQELAGEPPSLSTFGQALADLGITHIEALSPQAKGRIERLWQTFQDRLVIELRLRNVCTMEEANRVLPELIAKHNRQFAVAPQEAEPAYRPLPETPLEHIFTRREYRRISGGQTFFWKGKCYMPKPVPGVPRWEAKSVVEVRVGMDGQVWLWDQGRAWPCVETQATQTPAPTTAKKEAAPASPRKPAANHPWRKPFSSKQLQRSTASG, encoded by the coding sequence TTGACAAAGAACGAACTGAAACGCGTTATGGTCATTGAAAAATGGATCGACGGCCATCTCACGGAACAGGATGTTGCACGCAACCTGGGCATCAGTGTCCGTCAAGCGTATCGGCTCAAGGCCAAATATCGTCACGGAGGTGCACAAGCGATCGCACATGGGAATCGGGGCCGTAAGCCGGCTCACACCTTGACCGATTCGCTCAAACAACGCGTTATGCTCCTGTATCAGGAGCGCTACTTCGGAAGCAATGCCACCCACTTTGCCGAGCTGTTGGCCGAACACGAAAACATCCATTTAAGCGTCTCTTCGGTCCGCCGCATTCTGCTGGAAGGCGGGTTGCGTCCCGCGCGGCTGCGCCGTCGTCCGAAGGCTCACCGACCCCGGCCCCGCAAACCTCAGGCGGGCATGCTGTGGCAGATCGATGCTTCTCCCTATGCCTGGCTGGAGGATCGCGGTCCCATGCTCACCCTGCACGGCATCATCGATGACGCCACCGGGGAAGTGGTCGCGGCCACCTTCCGCCCGACCGAAACACTGGAGGGCTACGTGACCGTCATGATCGAGGGGCTTAGGCGCAAAGGCGTACCGCTTGCGCTCTACAGCGACCAACACTCCATTTTTCACCCGCCCAAGGGCAAGCCAACCCTCGAGCAGGAATTGGCCGGTGAGCCGCCGTCGCTTTCCACCTTCGGACAGGCCCTCGCCGATCTGGGCATTACCCATATCGAGGCGCTGTCACCCCAAGCCAAAGGACGGATCGAACGGCTCTGGCAAACCTTTCAGGATCGCCTGGTGATCGAACTTAGGCTGCGCAACGTGTGCACGATGGAGGAAGCCAATCGCGTGTTACCGGAACTTATCGCCAAGCACAATCGTCAGTTTGCCGTCGCGCCGCAAGAAGCTGAACCGGCCTACCGGCCGCTGCCCGAAACGCCTTTGGAGCATATCTTCACGCGTCGGGAATACCGGCGCATCAGCGGCGGGCAGACGTTCTTCTGGAAAGGGAAATGCTACATGCCAAAGCCCGTCCCCGGTGTTCCGCGCTGGGAAGCGAAGAGCGTCGTCGAAGTGCGTGTCGGCATGGATGGACAAGTGTGGCTGTGGGATCAAGGGCGGGCCTGGCCTTGTGTGGAGACACAGGCCACACAGACCCCGGCGCCAACAACGGCCAAAAAAGAAGCGGCGCCTGCGTCCCCGCGCAAGCCCGCTGCAAACCATCCCTGGAGAAAACCATTCTCCAGCAAGCAGTTACAGCGTAGCACAGCATCCGGCTAG
- a CDS encoding tyrosine-type recombinase/integrase produces the protein MNSNVVPFFNDKSLFKKQRRKNTIPEIQSYHGSNGTLTWDEAVDLFLQAKRTETASPRTVDFEKENLNSYRKMMLEQGIEPQVEGLSVDVLRKHFVAYMVDEKKYALNTINNRIKTIKRFFSFLHKEGWIQSNPAANLKIRSGQRPVIYSFTEEQVLGLLAQPDQSTFTGFRDYCMLYLMLDTGLRLGEVLTLKVNQVDLKQCYLIGVLGKSKRPRDVPFCDDVRKVLIKYLKVRGEIPNPTLFVSLDGLPMTGRTFQETLKEYGERAGIKGVRVSPHTLRHTFAKMYILNGGDPYSLQEILGHTTQDMVKIYVNLWKPEKKIQHQKASPIRNLNRKV, from the coding sequence GTGAACAGCAACGTCGTTCCTTTTTTTAATGATAAGAGCCTCTTCAAAAAACAACGGCGCAAAAACACGATACCAGAAATACAATCGTATCATGGCTCGAATGGCACACTAACGTGGGATGAAGCCGTCGATCTTTTCCTCCAGGCCAAGAGGACGGAAACGGCGTCTCCCAGAACGGTGGATTTTGAAAAAGAGAACTTGAATAGTTATCGTAAAATGATGTTGGAACAAGGCATAGAACCTCAAGTGGAAGGTTTGTCCGTCGACGTACTCCGAAAACATTTTGTCGCATATATGGTCGATGAAAAGAAGTATGCGCTAAACACCATCAACAACCGGATCAAAACGATCAAACGATTTTTTTCATTTTTGCACAAAGAGGGATGGATACAGAGCAATCCCGCGGCGAACCTAAAAATAAGAAGCGGGCAGCGTCCCGTTATTTATTCGTTCACGGAGGAACAGGTTTTGGGATTGTTGGCGCAACCGGATCAATCGACTTTTACGGGGTTTCGGGATTATTGCATGCTGTATCTGATGCTGGATACAGGGCTGAGATTGGGAGAAGTTTTGACGCTGAAAGTGAATCAGGTGGATCTGAAGCAATGTTATTTGATTGGAGTATTGGGGAAAAGTAAACGACCCCGGGACGTTCCTTTTTGCGATGATGTTCGAAAGGTGCTGATAAAATATCTGAAAGTTCGAGGTGAGATCCCGAATCCCACTTTGTTTGTTTCTTTAGACGGCTTACCGATGACAGGCAGAACTTTTCAGGAGACGCTAAAGGAATACGGAGAACGTGCGGGCATCAAAGGCGTCCGGGTTAGTCCTCATACCCTGAGGCATACATTTGCGAAAATGTATATCTTAAATGGCGGGGACCCTTATAGCCTGCAAGAAATTTTAGGACATACGACTCAGGATATGGTGAAAATTTATGTGAACTTGTGGAAGCCGGAAAAGAAAATACAGCATCAAAAAGCCTCCCCCATACGCAATTTGAATCGAAAAGTATAA
- a CDS encoding IS3 family transposase (programmed frameshift), whose translation MSQKYDKDFKIQTVRMIQEQGKPVAQVARELGVSDNTLYRWISEFKQDPVNAFRGSGNLKMEEKTFLDMQKRIRQLEMENEIPKKSDAHLRKRPELIFSFIHKHRSKYPVSEMCRILNVSRSGYYQWTRRKESERKKRRERLKQQISRIFLESRRLYGSPKIAQVLRQQGMRVSEKTVARIMQELGLKSRTVRKYKATTNSRHNLPVHDNVLNQQFTAQAPNQVWMADITYVPTDEGWLYVASVMDLYTRKIVGWHADERMTKELVLQALDQAYSRQRPKGKVLHHSDRGSQYASHEYQQRLLKYGMKGSMSRKGNCYDNACIESFHSILKKELVYLEKFKTRKEAQSKIFEYIEFFYNRKRVHSAIGYLTPIQCEQMYDYVA comes from the exons ATGAGTCAAAAGTATGACAAAGACTTCAAAATCCAAACCGTGAGGATGATCCAGGAACAGGGAAAACCGGTGGCGCAAGTCGCTCGGGAACTGGGTGTATCCGACAATACCTTGTACCGTTGGATCAGCGAATTCAAACAGGATCCGGTCAACGCTTTTCGCGGCAGCGGCAATCTGAAAATGGAGGAAAAGACCTTCCTCGACATGCAGAAACGAATTCGCCAACTTGAGATGGAGAATGAGATTC CTAAAAAAAGCGATGCACATCTTCGCAAAAGACCGGAACTGATCTTTTCGTTTATTCACAAGCACCGCTCCAAGTATCCGGTGTCGGAGATGTGCAGGATTTTGAATGTATCCCGGAGCGGTTATTATCAATGGACCCGGCGCAAGGAAAGTGAACGGAAAAAACGCCGCGAACGGTTAAAACAGCAAATTAGCCGCATCTTCCTGGAATCGCGCCGTCTGTATGGCAGTCCGAAGATCGCTCAAGTCTTGCGCCAGCAAGGGATGCGGGTGTCCGAGAAAACCGTCGCCCGCATCATGCAGGAGTTGGGGCTTAAGTCGCGCACCGTCCGAAAATACAAGGCGACGACGAACTCGAGGCACAACCTGCCAGTGCATGACAATGTGCTGAATCAGCAGTTCACAGCGCAAGCTCCCAACCAAGTCTGGATGGCGGACATCACGTACGTTCCGACAGACGAAGGATGGCTCTATGTCGCGAGCGTCATGGACTTGTACACGCGCAAAATCGTAGGCTGGCACGCTGATGAGCGGATGACCAAGGAACTGGTCTTGCAAGCTCTGGACCAGGCTTACAGCCGTCAGCGGCCCAAAGGTAAGGTTCTTCATCATTCCGATCGGGGCAGCCAATACGCTTCCCATGAGTACCAACAACGGCTCCTAAAATACGGGATGAAGGGCAGCATGAGCCGCAAGGGCAACTGCTACGACAACGCCTGCATCGAATCGTTCCACAGCATACTCAAAAAGGAACTCGTTTATCTGGAAAAGTTCAAGACCCGCAAGGAAGCGCAAAGCAAGATTTTTGAATATATCGAGTTTTTCTACAATCGCAAACGAGTCCATTCGGCGATCGGGTATCTCACACCCATTCAATGCGAACAAATGTACGATTATGTTGCGTAA
- a CDS encoding DUF2442 domain-containing protein, which yields MMHEIRSAQPVEPFHLVLEFNPGEYRIVDIRPFLKGPVFEPLKNEQFFKQVKVDRDAGTVVWPGDIDLDPDVLYENSKPYLP from the coding sequence ATGATGCATGAAATCCGCAGCGCCCAACCGGTCGAACCTTTCCATCTAGTTTTGGAATTCAATCCTGGGGAATATCGTATTGTGGATATTCGTCCTTTTCTTAAAGGTCCTGTATTCGAACCTCTGAAGAACGAGCAGTTTTTTAAACAAGTCAAAGTTGACCGTGATGCCGGAACGGTGGTCTGGCCCGGAGACATCGACCTCGATCCGGATGTGTTGTATGAAAACAGCAAACCTTATCTCCCTTAA
- a CDS encoding PIN domain-containing protein: MKKGVILDTNIAIGLLNDNKTVVETIQALQKDFYEFYFSVITKCELISGAKTDLEMQAVKSIEHSRFIDVNHEIATIAGEIRLEQKNEENRVVKAPDALIIATAIYRKKI, encoded by the coding sequence GTGAAAAAGGGGGTCATCCTCGATACGAACATTGCCATTGGTTTGTTGAATGATAACAAAACAGTGGTCGAAACGATCCAGGCACTTCAAAAAGACTTTTATGAGTTTTACTTTTCCGTGATCACCAAATGCGAATTAATCAGCGGCGCTAAAACCGATCTTGAAATGCAAGCCGTCAAAAGCATTGAGCACAGCCGATTTATTGATGTAAATCATGAAATTGCCACAATTGCCGGAGAAATCAGACTGGAGCAAAAAAATGAAGAGAATCGAGTTGTAAAAGCCCCCGATGCACTCATAATTGCAACCGCAATCTATAGAAAGAAAATATGA
- a CDS encoding DUF7678 domain-containing protein, translated as MFTEKGNWFMGKRYVGEVYGFYVEAQVFGEPSMYGIAEGRISRLQVYPDRSAGFGRCLANYDRGWDGGPPKDRRIRSVVEKTVRHFDGKSVDWSFEERRYQDSRD; from the coding sequence ATGTTTACGGAAAAAGGCAATTGGTTTATGGGCAAGCGTTATGTGGGAGAAGTCTACGGGTTTTATGTGGAGGCGCAGGTGTTTGGCGAACCGTCCATGTACGGCATAGCTGAGGGAAGAATTAGCCGTCTGCAGGTTTATCCCGACCGTTCGGCCGGCTTCGGCAGGTGTTTGGCCAATTACGACCGGGGATGGGACGGCGGGCCGCCGAAAGATCGGCGCATCCGCTCGGTCGTCGAAAAAACGGTCCGCCATTTTGACGGAAAAAGTGTCGATTGGTCGTTCGAAGAACGGCGTTATCAGGACAGTCGGGATTAG
- a CDS encoding DUF4259 domain-containing protein: MGAWGYGIFDNDDVLDIRDLFRQLVREGLPMKEVTKRCVEDYPDPMNDVAVVLALAALQMEQKQLQPEIKRRALQMIEEKKDIATWNDPEKRKQALEAFRQKTDPLLAYLSEFERKEAVQKKTGIAAGEVFQIG; this comes from the coding sequence ATGGGGGCATGGGGATACGGCATTTTCGACAACGATGATGTGTTGGACATTCGTGACCTTTTCCGGCAGTTGGTGCGCGAAGGACTGCCGATGAAGGAAGTTACGAAGCGGTGCGTTGAGGATTATCCCGATCCGATGAATGATGTTGCGGTTGTTCTGGCACTTGCCGCTCTGCAAATGGAACAGAAACAATTGCAGCCGGAAATCAAACGGCGGGCGTTGCAAATGATCGAAGAGAAAAAGGACATTGCGACTTGGAACGATCCGGAAAAAAGGAAGCAAGCGCTTGAAGCCTTCCGGCAGAAAACTGATCCGTTATTAGCATATTTGTCTGAATTCGAGCGTAAGGAAGCAGTTCAAAAAAAGACGGGAATCGCGGCCGGAGAGGTTTTCCAGATTGGATAA